Part of the Acropora palmata chromosome 10, jaAcrPala1.3, whole genome shotgun sequence genome, acggcctcgttggttagaTATATCAGCTCagatccggcgcgtcctcgaagaataactgttaattagcGAGCAAATATAGCAGGAAAAAGATGGAAATGTAATCCACGAAGGCGCAGCAATAAACAAACAGCTACAACAGAGGGCAAACAATGCAACCTCACAATTGTATCCGCCTAAAGTAGGCAACCTTATACTGGTAAGACAAGCATCGCACTTCAAGTGCCAAAATGTGGTATACAACTACGACTGCAGCAACTCACACAACCACGTCGCCCGGTAACCATAGCAAACGCATGCCATACAAAGGTCATTTGGTTAGCCGCAGGCAAATGCTGAACAATGCAAGCAAAGTCTAAACTGTATCAAAggcaaatacaaaaacaaacaggCCATGATGCTAAACTGAAATCCATGCGTAAGACCAGCATGCTGAATTTTGGGCAACTGAAGGGAAGACCGAGGGCTTGCTGTGATAAAAAATCTTTGAACCAGGACCTTAAAGCTCTCTGAAAGTAGAACTCTGTTGACTCTCAAAATAGCTAAGCATGCCACTAACAGGCTGATCATTCAATGTGATCCGATATCTTTCTAAGTGAAACAAAGACAACGACAGAAACatgaataaagaaacaaaatgaaacagcgCTGGTAACACGCAGAGAGAAAAAACCTATACGTTACACACGCTTAAATACACCTATCACGGAAAACCCGAGGGATACATAACCACCTGCACATGTAGGGATCCCAAAACGCACAACAACGATATGGAGAATAATGCAGTGTGCCGCGTAAACAAAGCAGAAAACcagtgaataaaaataaaaagaccGAACATGTGAATGAATACTTAACTTATAGCAAGGTCCTATCCTGCTAGCCGGGTTCCTCAGAAGAAGCCCACTCGTTAAGACAGACCTTCTTTGAAAGCTCTCTTTGCCTCCCCGTACTTATAGTTGGCCAGGGAATGTTGTGCATCAGTAAAGCTATCAAGAGCTTGCTGCTGATGCTCAAACTGCTTTCCGTTGCCCTTCGATTTTAACTTGACTGCATTCCTCTCAACTGACTAGACCACGAAAGCCACCAAAGAATCATGCCCCTCAACCAAATCCCTTAGCTAATTGCTAACACAAAGCTCAAAAAATAGtatttaggcctaaggttagcatTTCTGCAAAGGTTTGGGTTGTAGTTGTTATGCTAAAACAGTGACCTACAACCCTAACCAGCAACCTGCAACTTGCATTTTACACCATCCCATACTAATTTACATGTAATTCCACATTTCACGGCAGATTAGATCAAGAGTTATGTTTTGCAATTCTAGGTTGTGAGTTTACTGGTGTTTTTACTGAGATGCATGTGTAACTGTATTAAGTAGTAGCTAATGATTTTTATACTTAATGCATATGGAATTAGACACTTTACTTTGATAGTTAGAAACAGAAGCTCTGCTTCATAGTGTTTATCTCATATACCTTGCAGGGACCTAACCACACCCATTCCAGGGATGGACATGATAAGCTTATGGGCTTCATGAATAGCACTTTTCCTTTAGCAGTGTATGGCTTGCAAGATGCCTTTAGTGGAtatattttgtatttcaaaTTGTGGACTACAAATGCTGACCCAAAGTTGATTGGATGTTGGTATATGGACCATTTGTACAGGACAAAAggtaattattactttttacAAAACAGATACAATGGCATATGCACACTgatcataatattttaatttctcatATGTTAAGAGCTGGCTAGGGTTTAGATTTTCTaagcttcattttctttctccttGCAAGTGATCAGTAAATACCTAAGGCTAGACAGAGGAACTGAGACTGGCCACATGGCTACCATTCATGCATTTTTAAGGCAGGACCAGGAAAATGAACTAGGTACAGTTTTTTATGGACCATCTACAAATAACAAGGTAGAAGTGCACTTGTATACCATCCCACACCATTTATAATAACCATCATCAACAGGTGGGCTTTTCTGAACATTGCAATTATTGATGTTTATGTAGAGTCAGGACACTAATAATGCTTTTGTATTCCAAACTATCTAACTACAATCAGGGGTTCTAATTACTAAGTTTGTACTCTGTGAAGTGCATTTTCAACGGTGGTGATCCATTCTTTTGTACAGATAGAAAAATGGTGGAGAGACCTTCACCACCgatttgaaagatttttcaaGAGACAGCTGACTATATTGTTTGAGCAAAGCCATTATGAtccaagcaaacaaaatgtacatgACATACACCATGGGTAGTTCTCTTTAATAGCACTTTACAGCATGTAGCGATCATGaaagtattttatttgttgtctttcagCATTTCAACAGACAGCTATTgcctttcatttttcttcctgtcattcaaaaagaaatggaaacttTTAGAGAAACTGTATGGAATGCCCATAGCGTGAGGAGTCAAAGAGAGGCTCAAATGCCAAAAGGGATACCATACCACCTGTACTCATTTCCAGAGCACTACAGTGCAGATAAATTTGGTATGGTACCTAATTAAACTTCAATTTCTAGTGGTAaaaagcggttttttgtaAGCTGTCTTGCATGTCTGCACAGGAAGGCAACCATTTTTATGCTATGCTTCTTTTTGTCCCACTTAGAAATATTTATCCCTTAacctgtttttcaaaatttaaaagggGTGAGGGTGCAGAAAGGGCATTAGAGAGAGATGTataagaaagagagcaatTTTACCATGATTTTACcacttaattattattttaaaaaagggaACAGGGGTGTATGTACAACTGCTCCCTGATTGCATTCTTATGTATAATTTGTATAGGTTTGCAAGTTACTCAAGAAGCTTTGGATGACGTTGCAACAATCTCAGGTGTCATGTCAGTTGGGGATGATTAATTGCCAAGGAATGTGAAGAAGCTGTTCCCAATATTGATGGAATAGAGCCAGCTGAGGCAGCAGATGCATACCTCTTCCTTAAGGCAAACTATAAAGAGACTTCATCATAATGAACGTGCACTGTATTGAGGCTTTTTTGTATGCATAATTTGGATAAGGTATTCTACACAAtgtaaattaattttcacaACTTCCCAAAATTGTCACTTGCGTAAGGCCAGTAACTACATACAGTTTGcatgaacaaaatttgaacGACATGGAAAGACGAGGTCCAAGTATACAAGCTGCATAATAAGTAAATTCCATCATAAAAAGACTGATCCATACAACGCAAACTTCTCAATGGTCTGCAAAGAGAATGAAATAAGGTTGCTGTGTCCAACATATGAAATGTTTATGAATGTCTCAATCCTTACTTCAAATCTCTAAAGTTAAACCATGCAAACGAGCACAACACAACACTTGAATATATTTCCAATAAGCCAGTCACTTAACGGGTCTTTCTTTAACCTTCAGCAGGTAATGTTAGCTTCAGTCGTGTGGCCTATGATTTACCTTAAGCCCATCATGTTGCAGTAGTTATTGCATTCATGTACATCAAAAAAGCCTTTGATGGCAACAGATGAACAATTTCCACAGCAAAAATAGAATTCCATGCTGCTATCATCCATGATCTTATTTGTCGCTATTTCCGGATCATATAAAGAGTGGCCAGATGCCTGTATATCTAGCAGCGTGAGTTTTTTATTGCATGATACTTATGTGTAGTGTACCAGGCACTCTGCCTTGTCAAGCAAATCTATCAGTTCATCGTCTGCCTGTTCTGGCAGTTTGGTTCTCTTTCCATCATTATTTATCAGTTCTACAAAGTGCCCTGGTACAAATTCCTCAACTGTAGCAGGTTGCTCCTTTATTGTAGTGTAATAAACATGGTTGTACTGAAAACACTTCTTTTGGAGCTTGTGACTTGAACTTTTTGGTTAACTGTCTGGCAATCTCATGCATTTGTACTTGCATTCGACAATGGCTCTCTATATTTGTATTAAACTGAGTACAAATTGCTTCTTTAGACTTGTCATTTTTGCAACCCAGTGATTTCCAATGTTTAGGTTGGCTGATTTGCTCGTTAGCATGCAATGGTATGCATCACGGAATCCACCTGAGGGAAACTTCTCTGAATCTGTGGTACACTCTACCTCCACTGCATCTGTCCACTTTTtggatgcaatgtcaaattgtTCAAAGGTTAATACCTGCTTGTTTTTGGCCACTGGTTTAACAAGCTTTCCAGCTTCCAGCAATGATGCAATGGATACAGATGGAGAAAACTGGGTTGTCACTGAGAAACTTTcataatttgcttttgtttttggtgtGGCTGTCTTCCGCACTGGTGCTGATGAAGCACCAGTGGTGTTGTTTATTGAGTAATTATCAAGAAATACTTCCTGTTCATCTGGTGGGCAAGAAGATGGGTAGTCTTCTCTGTAATCCTGGCCAACAACAAACCGCACCAGATACACCTACATGATACAAATAAAAACTATTTATAGATGGCTATTTAGAGAGAAAAATTCTTCAGGGGAAGATCCACAGGTTATCGTAGTCTTTTTATGCTTtcgtttacaaaaaaaaaaattaaaacctcATCTGGTCCATTGTTATCAtagtaaatttaaatttgatttggaTCTGTGTttatacttttgttttttttttctaatttattttatttctatttctttcctttgtttttatttttatttgatttataaactgttgtttactttttcactttctccacttttgtcactttttattttctttgttctttttttctcccctttctttcattttctttcatttttcttattattatttctccctaggttttttttgcatttcgAGCAAAAGTTTCCATGTGGTTTTCCGATGATAACAATGGCCCACCATACATAAGCTATACACTCTGTGCAAGCCACACAAGCAGATTCTCGCTCTTTACAAATTAGCGAGCAGCCCACTGTTTTCCAGAAGCCTTTGTTTGGAAATGGCTGGTTCTGATCTCCATCCTACATGAATCTTCATTGATGGTATCACATGATGCTTATTAGCTCGAAAGTTGTCACACCACTATTAAAGTTGTATTCTTTGTGCTGTTTCACAAGTTCCCATAAGGCCACATTTCTCACTGTACGTCTATACTCAACATACACAGAATGGTCTTTTGGCAATTATCATCAAAAACTTGCACTGTGAAGCCAAGCCTGTCATCAACTATAATTTCTATTCTGGTGAGCAGGAGAGGGaccttatttttcttcaatacAACTGTGGTTCTTGATCTCCCATTCTTCCCGTGACTTCAATACTTTCATTCTCTGGCAAAACTCAGGAAAATCCCTGAAACAAGCAGATGCCTCTTCATCAGTGTCCAGAACTTTCACTACTGGTCAAGAGGGTCTCAGAGGCGGTTTGGTGCTTTCATGGCTTTTTTGAGGTATGTAAAGCTTTGGTAAGGCATCGAATAAAGGCTtctttttggtcatttttgtGGAATGAACTGAAGTTCAAAATTAAAGGAAACAGGATTTCACATGAGTgggagaaaatgaaatgaagctGACAAACACCACAAAATAAAGATTACTATAACTAGTTCttcaatgttaaaaataatcgTAACTTATATCTTTGTATGTCTtcgagggttgtccaatacacccaAACTGAGTCGGATCGAGCGATTGGTCATGGACTGACACAATCCGGCTTTGGGAGCACCGACCCGTCTAGCCAAAAGTCCGATTGCAAGAGACAAACGCATTAAGAGAGGAATGTCTTTGCAGAGGGTAGGAAAAGTTGGGGGGTAGAGTccaatttgattttggacaacAGCACAGTTCTCAGCGGAATAATAACACTCTATTTTATTAAATATGATGGTTGTTGAAATCCCAAGGTCAACCTGCCTCCGTCGAGGGCTGATTGCTGCAATTCCTGGGTTGAGTAAAAGGCCGAAATATATTAGTTGCCATGTTACTCGTAATCGTGTTTTGAAGAACCTGTCCATGCATGGGAGGCGTGTAGTAAGTTGATCGCTATGCTTAGCCTTTATTACCATATCTTATACTTCCTAAGAAAACAGCGGACATTGGGGGAGGAGGCACTTGATATTGttgcatttgttttattcattGTTGTTGAAATGTTGACACATGCCCAGTTGATGTTCAGTATTTCGGAAAAAGGCACGTCTGTCACCAAATGGTCACCAATTGATAAACTGTAGATAGTGATGTTTGTGTGGTAACTGAAACCATTGACAATTTGGCCTGAACTCCCTACAGTTCTTTATCTGATTCCATGGGCTGCCGTTTCCATTGTGTAGATGATGACTGTGGACTTGAATTCCTTCTGTCTGTCACTTGGTCCAGATAAGAAGAATGGAATGATGTGCAGTGGCAGTGGTCTATGATAGTACCTGTTCCTAGAACTTGTTTTCACCGCCCTTTTTTGGGGTTCTTATTACAGTAACAGTAAAGTCAAATGTATGATCAATAATTGGGCCTAGGTTTGAAAGGGGGCAACTAGGGGGGTTGACATCAGGAAAATTGCATGAAAGATGTCGCACAGGTGAAAATGTCACAATGAAACATTTGATGTTCCACTGAAGCACCTCAGCCAGGTTTTACGTTCTTTGAACTGAAAAAGTACTCTAAAAAAGAGAATTCGACATTTTGTATTTCCAAAGGGAGGGAAAATTGCACAGgccttttaaaatgaaattcttaaGGGTTGTTTTTCCCTCCTATTGCTGGGGTTAAAATAGGTAGATTCATTATGTTACACGGTCCTTGAAATGTCATGGTGGGACTAAACCATTGGCAGTTCTGAAATCATAAAGATGTACTGGGAAGTTGGAAAGATTGGAAATCATTGCCTTACCACGGGGGCTCATTACTGACGTTGGAATGAAAACATTCAGGAAGACTTTGTCAGAAGCATTTGTTAGAATTGTTAATATGTTACATTGGTACGCTAATACCATGCTGCCATCAAGGGTCTGAGAATGTAATAGTTTATGTTGTTGGAGCCCTAGTAGTCTGTTTTTGATGGATCTATGTTTGTTGATTTCTGTAAAACCTTGGAAGAAAACCATGCAATATCGAAGGAAGAGCTTATTACCTTTCAACATCTTGTGTCTCAAATGCTTGAATGTACCTTGGAAAAGACATGCCAATGTTGGCCAAATTTTGTGCAAACTTTAGTTTTTCAGAACTATCACTTGGAGGATGCTGTTTGCAGAAGAAATAAACCTAAGGAGGCAATAATAGGAATTTTTTAGACATACGAAATTGAGCTTGGATGTGAAAATTGTTGATGGTAACATGAAGGGTGTGTTTGAGGTACGGTCTCTACCATGAAAGATAGATTTGACAAATAAAGGCGGATTAACACATCCGTATTGAGAAGATATATTTGGTTGAAAAGTGGGAAAGAAATATCATCAGTAAAGGAGGTTCTCATTTGGAAAGAGTTAGTTTGTTgtgtaaaaattgttttttccaTCGGGTATTACCAAAATGCCTTAGGTAGGCTTTTAGTAAGAACCAGACATAAAATGGCTGCTACCTGAGAAGGTGAAATTGTGTTTACTGGGTACTACCTTGGAGTTGTTGCCTGGGATGGTAAAAGTGACAGCTTGACCGAGCTGAAGGAGAGACATTTCATACATCAGCTGTTCGAAACATCAACTTCTTGCCAGTGTATGTACTGACAGTATCTCGCCTGAAGGGTCCTTTGTTGAGTAATATGGAGAAACTCACAATTTCCCCTGGCGATGACAAAATGGCACAGAACACTTTGTTCATTCCATCTGATGGGGAAATGAGTTTATTTTCTGCTAGATCATTTGAGTCTTCCTGCTGTGCTTGCCGCAACAAGGGTGGCTGGAATAGAGGTGAATGTAACTGAgaagaaattggtactataaGCTGTATTAAGTGGAGATATTAATAGGGATTGACAGAAGTACTTGGTGTTAAGTATCGACTGCAAAATCCACTTTGTGTAGGGTGATAATTCGCTGTTCAACTTGGCATTGCATTGCCTGGATAGATGGGGCAAATGTCTATATATGAGATGCTTTTTCATCTAGGTCCAATTTTGAATACTTGTTGTTTGTAATAAATATGCCTTTACAGACATGTTACTGACAAGAAGTCATTAAAGAGTTAGCAACAGGGAGGCACTTACATATTTGTGACAGAGGAGTCTTTGCTAAAGAGTGCGCTATTGCAATGGCCTTCGGTGAGATTTGTAATGAAGGCTGGGAAGATAGTTGTGTTTTctcatcattttcatcatctgTAGTGTCATCACCACCATCATGTTTATGAGTGTCCTCACATATGGAAGAATAgaaattcataaattatgatttTAAATCATGGTTGGGTTTTCAGAAAAGGTGTTTCCTTCTGGGGTGATGATGATATCTGATAAGCCATTACAGGATACACTAAGGTCATATATTGGAGGGTAGAGACAATAGCGCTGAGCGGATAtgctaaaaatagatttcacGTGATGAGACCCACAAGAGCGACAACATCGTAGGTGACGTTGCTGTGTTTGTATGTGACAGCGTCATTCGTGTGTTGAATTCTTGTAAATTATATCCGTTTATTTCTCGATATGGTCGGGACGAAGCACTGTTCTTGGGGCAGATGCAATATGGACTGAAG contains:
- the LOC141893927 gene encoding uncharacterized protein LOC141893927 — translated: MGFMNSTFPLAVYGLQDAFSGYILYFKLWTTNADPKLIGCWYMDHLYRTKVISKYLRLDRGTETGHMATIHAFLRQDQENELGTVFYGPSTNNKIEKWWRDLHHRFERFFKRQLTILFEQSHYDPSKQNHFNRQLLPFIFLPVIQKEMETFRETVWNAHSVRSQREAQMPKGIPYHLYSFPEHYSADKFGLQVTQEALDDVATISGVMSVGDD